One genomic region from candidate division TA06 bacterium encodes:
- a CDS encoding mannose-1-phosphate guanylyltransferase: MENLYAVVLAGGRGERFWPKSRSNMPKQLLTLTGQSSMLAETLNRVGSLAPVERQWVVTGEDLVKSIEKIGIVGPRLIGEPAGKNTAPAIAVAAAEIAREDPEAVMMVLPSDHFINDVPRFRQTLEQGAVLARRGYLATIGIAPDRPETGYGYIERGEMLPNCEIPCFAVKSFREKPNQITAAKFVKSGYFYWNGGIYVWKTKTILEQIKKHLPQLHRKLEVWQKAGGLSAGPEKFAKFYREVEKISIDYGVMEKAEKVAVIKGDFGWDDLGSWEAVERFYPRDRRQNVLVGNCLAIESQNNLVYSDDGMVAALGLKDIIIVQSQGAVLVCHRSKVQEVRKVIEELSKQANGKKFI; this comes from the coding sequence ATGGAAAATCTTTATGCCGTAGTTTTAGCCGGCGGGCGGGGAGAAAGGTTCTGGCCCAAAAGCCGCAGCAACATGCCCAAGCAGTTACTGACCCTGACCGGCCAAAGCTCAATGCTAGCCGAGACCCTGAACCGGGTGGGGTCATTGGCACCGGTGGAGAGGCAGTGGGTGGTAACCGGCGAGGACCTGGTGAAATCGATAGAAAAGATCGGCATCGTCGGCCCCAGGCTGATCGGCGAGCCGGCCGGAAAGAACACCGCTCCGGCCATTGCCGTGGCCGCCGCCGAGATCGCCCGGGAAGACCCCGAGGCGGTGATGATGGTGCTGCCTTCCGACCATTTCATCAATGACGTGCCCAGGTTCCGGCAGACTTTGGAGCAGGGCGCGGTGCTGGCCCGGCGGGGATATCTGGCGACCATCGGCATCGCCCCGGACCGCCCCGAGACCGGCTACGGATACATCGAACGGGGCGAGATGCTTCCCAACTGTGAAATCCCCTGCTTCGCGGTCAAAAGCTTCAGGGAAAAGCCGAACCAGATCACGGCCGCCAAATTCGTCAAAAGCGGATATTTCTACTGGAACGGCGGGATCTACGTCTGGAAAACCAAAACAATTTTAGAGCAGATAAAAAAACATCTGCCGCAGCTCCACCGAAAACTGGAGGTCTGGCAGAAAGCCGGGGGCTTGAGCGCCGGCCCGGAAAAGTTCGCCAAATTTTACCGGGAGGTGGAAAAAATATCCATCGACTACGGGGTGATGGAAAAAGCGGAAAAAGTTGCGGTGATCAAAGGCGATTTCGGCTGGGACGATCTGGGTTCCTGGGAGGCGGTGGAGCGTTTTTATCCCCGGGACCGGCGCCAGAATGTTTTGGTGGGCAACTGCCTGGCCATAGAGTCCCAGAACAACCTGGTCTACAGCGACGACGGGATGGTGGCGGCGCTGGGGCTTAAGGACATAATCATCGTCCAGTCCCAGGGCGCGGTGCTGGTCTGCCACCGCTCCAAAGTGCAGGAGGTGCGCAAGGTGATTGAGGAATTGAGCAAACAGGCCAACGGAAAGAAGTTCATTTAG